Within the Emticicia oligotrophica DSM 17448 genome, the region TAGTAGTCGTTTGGAAGAACTTACACTTTTCGACCCTAAAACGGGTAAACCATTAGGAGAAGGATTAGGCGATATTTTCGACCATAAGGTTCTGTCTAGCCAAAACTTTAAGTTTCCTAAGAAGGGAAAATATACTATCAAATTGAAGCAATATATGCGTCAAGACCCTCTTCCATTCGTTATGTCGGTGGGAATAAGTGTAGAAAAACCGCTTCCGACAAAACAATAACTAAGCATTTGAAGTTTGAATTTATGAACGCCAGAGGGAACGTAAACGCTTGAAAGTTTACATACAGAACTCAAGACTCATTACTCAAAACTCTCATGTCATTTTTACCTCTTTTTCCTTTAAATTTAGTGGTTTTCCCGCATGAAGACCTAAATTTACATATTTTCGAACCTCGGTATCGACAGCTTATCAACGAATGTTTAGAAGAAAATAAAACATTTGGAGTACCATCTTTTATCAATGGTAAACTTCGAGGTTATGGTACTGAAGTTGAAATCAAACAACTCTCCAAACGCTACGGAGATGGTCGAATGGATATCAAAACACGTGGTTTGCGTATTTTTAGAATCGTAGATTTCCAGAATCCAGCAAAAGAAAAACTATACGCAGGTGGAGATGTGATTTTTGTGGCAAATGAAGACTTAAACGAAGAAATTAATCCCTATTTACTTTCTTTGGTAGAAAGACTTTATCAACTTCTCAAAATAAAAGTCGATTATGCCAAACCAGAATACATGCCATTTAGCTACCGAATTGTGCACAAAATAGGCATTACGGTTGCCGAAGAATACGAACTATTGACTACACCTGATGAGCGGGTGCGTCAAGAAATATTAATTGAGCACCTTGAGCGAATTATTCCTGTAGTAACTGAAGTGGAACGAACCAAGGAACGGATAGCCATGAATGGTCATTTCAAAGAACTCGACCCTTTGAATTTTTAGGAAAAAATGCAATCTTTGGGGTAACCAAGATTGCATTTTTTTATAAAACCCTATTTCCTAACTTCGTCAATGAGAAAACTATTCCTTCTTTTAGGCATTTTATGTTTGTTTCAATCTGCTTTTAGTCAAGCTCTTACTGTTGAGAAAATTATGCAAGACCAATCGAAATGGATTGGCACATCACCTAGTAATATTTTTTGGTCGGAAGACGGAAAAACTATCTATTTTTCGTGGAATCCAGATAAAAATAAGGGAGATTCTCTCTATAAATTTGTATTGCCAAATACAACACCAGTAAAGGTTTCTCCGCAAGAACGCAGAGCTTTGCCCTCACAGTCAGGTACTTATAATCAGAGTCGCTCAATGAAAGTCTTTGAAAAACAAGGCGATATTTTTGTAATTTATACAAAGACCCTGAAAACTCGTCAACTGACCAATACAATTGAGCGTGAGTCAAATCCATATTTCAGCGGTGACGAAACGAAGGTTATTTTTAGTCGTAATAATAATCTTTATAGTTTAAATTTAGAAGATGGGGCCGTTACGCAACTTTCAAACTTCATGAATGGTAGCAAAAAAGCTGAGGCTAAACCCGCCAATGATGAGGAAAAATGGTTGAAAGCCGACCAACTAGCAATGTTTGAAGTGCTGAAAGAGCGTAAAGATAAAAAAGATGAAGCCGATAAATTAGCTAAATTAGATTTAGCTAAACGGCCAAAAGAAATTTATCTTGAAGATAAATCCTTGGACTTTCCACAAATAAGTCCTGACCTTCGTTATATTACCTATCGTCTTGGCACACCTGCAAAAAATGCTAAATCGACAATTGTACCAAGCTACGTAACAGAATCTGGTTTTACTGAAGATATTCCAGCACGAACCAAAGTTGGAGCTCCGATGGGTTCTTATGAAAATTTCGTTTATGATATTAAGAAAGACTCTGTTTATCAGGTAATTACAAAAGATATTCCGGGTATTACCGACCAACCAGAATTCTTGAAAGATTACGCCAAAAAAGATACAATTAAGAAAAAGCCCGCTCCAAGAAAAATTATCATAATGGGTCCTATTTGGTCGCCAAGTGGTAATTATGCAGTGGTTAATATTCGTTCGGTTGATAATAAAGACCGCTGGATTATGCAGCTTGACCCTGCAACGGGTAAACTTAAATTACTCGACCGTCAACATGATGAAGCATGGGTAGCAGGCCCAGGAATTGGCTTTAACTTAGGAGGTGGTAGCCTAGGTTGGGTTGATACTCAGACACTTTATTTCCAATCTGAAGCTGATGGTTACTCGCACCTTTATACCATAAACTTAGAAACAGGAGAGAAAAAACAACTCACAAAAGGTAAGTTTGAGGTACAGCAAGTTCAACTTTCAAAAGATAAAAAATCTTTTTATCTGACCACCAATGAAGTACACCCAGGTGAACAACATTTTTATAAGATGTCGGTTGAAGGTGGAGAAAGAGTCAAACTCACAAGTATGGTTGGAGCTAATGATGTAACACTTTCGCCAGATGAGTCGAAATTGGCAATTAGATATTCATACATCAATAAACCTTGGGAATTATTTTTACAAGAAAATACCCCAAATGCCAAAGCCGAACAACTTACTTCTTCATTGACTGAAGAATTTAAGGCGTATTCATGGAAAGAAGGAAAAGTGATTTCTTTCCCGGCACGAGATGGGGTAGAAGTTTACGCTAGAATATATGAGCCTACAGCCAAATTAAAGAATAAGAAAGCAGTAATCTTTGTTCACGGAGCTGGTTATTTGCAAAACGCACATAAATGGTGGAGCCAGTATTCACGTGAATATATGTTCCATAATTTATTGGTTGATAAAGGCTATACAGTCTTGGATATTGATTACCGAGCTAGTGCAGGTTATGGCCGTGATCATCGTACAGGTATCTATCGTTTCATGGGTGGGAAAGACCTTGAAGATAATGTGGATGGAGCAAAATTATTAGTTTCAAAATATGGTATTGACCCTAAAAAAATAGGAATCTATGGTGGTTCGTATGGAGGTTTTATTACTTTGATGGCCATGTTTACAACGCCTGATGTTTTTGCAGCGGGAGCGGCTCTTCGTCCTGTGACAGACTGGGCAGCTTACAATCATGGATACACTGCCAATATTTTAAATGAGCCACAAACCGATAGTTTAGCTTATCGCAAAAGTTCTCCAATTTATCATGCGGCAGGTTTGAAAGGGCATTTACTCATTTGTCATGGAATGGTAGATGTGAATGTGCACATTCAAGATTCTTATCGTTTAGTACAACGCCTTATTGAATTGAAAAAGGAAAATTGGGAAATGGCAAGTTACCCGATGGAAGACCATGGTTTTGTAGAGCCAACCTCATGGATGGATGAATACAAGCGTATTTTGAAGCTATTTGAAGAAAGATTGAAGTAATTGAAGTTGCCCTCGGCTTCGCTCGGGCTACGGGTTAAAATAACCCTAAGGTTGCCCGAGCGAAGCCGAGGGCTAATACAAGCATGGCACACCTCTCTATCAGAAACAGGTGTGCCATGTTTATTTTATATTCTTTAGTGCTTTCGACTCCGCTCAAGCAGCGAAGAATTAAAAGTAAAATTACTTCAAAATCGGCTCTAAATCAGCACGATTATCAGAAAGCCACTGTGTAATATCTTTCACGATTTGCTCTACACCAATTTCTGGTTTCCAACCTGTTAGGGCTGTAACTTTAGAGTTATCGGTTACATACAAACGAATATCTGCTGGGCGGTTTTCTTTCACTTTATTGATTGGAATAGTTTTGCCTGTTACTTTTTGACAAATCTCGGTTAATTCCTGTAATGAAACACTTACATCTACACCACCACCAGCATTCAAGATTTCGCCATTGACTTTTTCAAAATTATGAATTTGCCAGTCGATTAAGCGGTAAAGGTCAGCTACGTGAAGAATATCACGCGTTTGTTTACCCTCTCCACCATATCCAATGTAAGCCAATTGTTGCTCAAAGAAGTGTTTTGCAATCCAAAGAACCATCACGCCTTGGTCAACTTTACCCATTTGCCAAGGTCCAGTCAATACACCGCAACGATTGATAACAGTATTGAGCTTATAGAATTCGTTGTATTCTTGAATAATTAATTCAGACGCTAATTTGGTAGTGCCATAAAGAGAACGTACGCCATCTAAAGGAAAATCCTCTGCAATACCCTTTGCCGAAACACCTTTTACTGGTTGATTATCAGTAAGTTCGAAGCGAGTATCTTTCTCAATGAAATCTAAAGTTTCTATGGTCTTGATTGGATAAACACGACTCGTAGAAAGAAAAATAAACTTAGCATTACACTTGACTGCGTAGTTTAAGCAATTGACGGTTCCGAAAAGATTGGTATTTATTAAATAATCTGGTGTACCGCCGTTGATACCCGCTAAAACCGAAGGTTCGGCCGATGCTTCAATAATCGTATCTACCATTGGAAGCGAATCGAAATCTTCCTTACTACGAATATCACCATGAACAAAAGTAATTCCTGCTTTGGTAAGACGAGCAACATTTAATTCAGAACCTTTACGACGAAGATTATCAAGGCAGTAGATTTCGTAAGATGGATAATTTTGTTTGAGCGAAAGTGCTAATGCTGAACCAACAAAACCAGCTCCACCTGTGATGAGTATTTTCATAAAATTTAATTATCTAAGAAAAAGAGTTTTTCGTAATTATTTGATTAAATATTCAAAGGCTTATTGGTTGACCAAGGAATACGTTTGAGATTGATATTTTCAGTTGGACGAATGATTAATGGTACTTTCTCAACCTTCACAGAACTACTGTCTAAGCCAAACCACTTATCTTCCGATGGCGTAAAGCCCTTAATGAAGAAATAAGCCTTCATAATTAAGTTTTCAAAATATGAAAGTTCATTATCATAAGATAAAAAACGTTCGAGAACTACAAATCTAAAATCTCCAATGACATTATGTCGGTTCAATGATTCATATCTACTTCGAATATCAACTTCTCCATTTTTTACCATATCCTCTAATACTTTTTTGAAGTATAAGTTTATCTTATTTGGTACTCGAAAACCTAAACGAAAATTGACCTTATAAACGTCATCATTGGCTACATTCATGACTTTATATTCCATTGTATTAGGGTCGTCAACGGTATCAATGTGAACGAACCAATATACATCAGCTCTTTTTGGGCGTTTTTGAAAAATAGAATAAATGATTTTTGTCTCAATTTCAGAGGCTCTACCCGCATTGCTCAAAAATACTAAGTGTGTGGCATACTTTGGTACGGTTATATCTTTGCTAAGTTCTTTGAGTGATTCTATGTATTTACTGAGTTTTTCATACTCAGTTAAACGAGCTTTAATTTTTGATGCACTTAGCCAAATATACATGACAGATATCATGATGATAGCAATGAGCATTGATACCCATCCCCCGTGCATGAATTTCTCTAAGTTGGCAATTAAGAAACAACATTCAATGAAGAAAAATAGGAAAAAATAAATAACTACCCATGAAAAACGTGTTTTCTTAGCATATAGAAAATAGCTAAACAAGAAAGTATTCATGAGCATTGTTAAAACAATCGCCAAACCGTAGGCTGCTTCCATAGCTGAAGAGAGTAGTACTTTATGTCCCTCGATGAGCGTCATTTCGTCGGCAACACGACTGAAATACGTGATTACGCCAATGCATCCAATGTAAAGCATGATGTTTACGCTTGGTATGTAAATTTGTCCTTTTTGCTCTGATGGAAAATTAATCTTGATTTTAGGCCAAAAGTTTAGGCGAATGGCTTCTGAAATTAGCGTAAATACTCCAGTAAGCATTGCTTGACTCGCAATAATGGTGGCCATTGCGGCAATAACAATTCCAAAAGGTAAGAACCATTGTGGCATTAAAT harbors:
- a CDS encoding LON peptidase substrate-binding domain-containing protein; protein product: MSFLPLFPLNLVVFPHEDLNLHIFEPRYRQLINECLEENKTFGVPSFINGKLRGYGTEVEIKQLSKRYGDGRMDIKTRGLRIFRIVDFQNPAKEKLYAGGDVIFVANEDLNEEINPYLLSLVERLYQLLKIKVDYAKPEYMPFSYRIVHKIGITVAEEYELLTTPDERVRQEILIEHLERIIPVVTEVERTKERIAMNGHFKELDPLNF
- a CDS encoding NAD-dependent epimerase/dehydratase family protein: MKILITGGAGFVGSALALSLKQNYPSYEIYCLDNLRRKGSELNVARLTKAGITFVHGDIRSKEDFDSLPMVDTIIEASAEPSVLAGINGGTPDYLINTNLFGTVNCLNYAVKCNAKFIFLSTSRVYPIKTIETLDFIEKDTRFELTDNQPVKGVSAKGIAEDFPLDGVRSLYGTTKLASELIIQEYNEFYKLNTVINRCGVLTGPWQMGKVDQGVMVLWIAKHFFEQQLAYIGYGGEGKQTRDILHVADLYRLIDWQIHNFEKVNGEILNAGGGVDVSVSLQELTEICQKVTGKTIPINKVKENRPADIRLYVTDNSKVTALTGWKPEIGVEQIVKDITQWLSDNRADLEPILK
- a CDS encoding KUP/HAK/KT family potassium transporter; amino-acid sequence: MGQLTNEHGNGHHHQLDKVSAAGLLIALGIVFGDIGTSPLYVLKAIAGNEVISEEIIFGALSCVFWTLTLQTTAKYVILILRADNRGEGGIFALYTLVRRHAQWLTIPAIIGGSTMIADSIITPPISVSSAVEGLIILYPNIKVVPIVITIISGLFFVQVLGTNTVGKAFGPIMTIWFSMLGIFGVLHIIQDFSVFKAVNPYYAYQLLVNHPGGFLLLGSVFLCTTGAEALYSDMGHVGRGNIRISWIFVKICLLLNYFGQGVYVMSLNGQKLGSRNPFYDLMPQWFLPFGIVIAAMATIIASQAMLTGVFTLISEAIRLNFWPKIKINFPSEQKGQIYIPSVNIMLYIGCIGVITYFSRVADEMTLIEGHKVLLSSAMEAAYGLAIVLTMLMNTFLFSYFLYAKKTRFSWVVIYFFLFFFIECCFLIANLEKFMHGGWVSMLIAIIMISVMYIWLSASKIKARLTEYEKLSKYIESLKELSKDITVPKYATHLVFLSNAGRASEIETKIIYSIFQKRPKRADVYWFVHIDTVDDPNTMEYKVMNVANDDVYKVNFRLGFRVPNKINLYFKKVLEDMVKNGEVDIRSRYESLNRHNVIGDFRFVVLERFLSYDNELSYFENLIMKAYFFIKGFTPSEDKWFGLDSSSVKVEKVPLIIRPTENINLKRIPWSTNKPLNI
- a CDS encoding prolyl oligopeptidase family serine peptidase, with amino-acid sequence MRKLFLLLGILCLFQSAFSQALTVEKIMQDQSKWIGTSPSNIFWSEDGKTIYFSWNPDKNKGDSLYKFVLPNTTPVKVSPQERRALPSQSGTYNQSRSMKVFEKQGDIFVIYTKTLKTRQLTNTIERESNPYFSGDETKVIFSRNNNLYSLNLEDGAVTQLSNFMNGSKKAEAKPANDEEKWLKADQLAMFEVLKERKDKKDEADKLAKLDLAKRPKEIYLEDKSLDFPQISPDLRYITYRLGTPAKNAKSTIVPSYVTESGFTEDIPARTKVGAPMGSYENFVYDIKKDSVYQVITKDIPGITDQPEFLKDYAKKDTIKKKPAPRKIIIMGPIWSPSGNYAVVNIRSVDNKDRWIMQLDPATGKLKLLDRQHDEAWVAGPGIGFNLGGGSLGWVDTQTLYFQSEADGYSHLYTINLETGEKKQLTKGKFEVQQVQLSKDKKSFYLTTNEVHPGEQHFYKMSVEGGERVKLTSMVGANDVTLSPDESKLAIRYSYINKPWELFLQENTPNAKAEQLTSSLTEEFKAYSWKEGKVISFPARDGVEVYARIYEPTAKLKNKKAVIFVHGAGYLQNAHKWWSQYSREYMFHNLLVDKGYTVLDIDYRASAGYGRDHRTGIYRFMGGKDLEDNVDGAKLLVSKYGIDPKKIGIYGGSYGGFITLMAMFTTPDVFAAGAALRPVTDWAAYNHGYTANILNEPQTDSLAYRKSSPIYHAAGLKGHLLICHGMVDVNVHIQDSYRLVQRLIELKKENWEMASYPMEDHGFVEPTSWMDEYKRILKLFEERLK